Proteins found in one Seonamhaeicola sp. S2-3 genomic segment:
- a CDS encoding two-component regulator propeller domain-containing protein: MFKTKLLYTIVLLLCFKGFAQDLHFEHYNETQGLSHNSVRSIVQDEKGFLWLGTFGGVNRFDGYDFKVFTAKEETSNHLNSDDILQIISDDKSNLWIATDNGLTKYNIPTSTFKTFHANPQDKYALVDNRVRSIYIDESQRIWVGTLNNGLCYLDTTTNKFHRVDLGEIDNIRGITQTHDGRIWVTSFTNGVYSFFLDDFGKVADLQNYTLFPNSITEKNSNAYFVFEDKAYNIFVGTREGLFKLDKINNKFKLIKANTLSSYFRCFTKGPNGSYWFGTSNGIIQCASIEDFIKGKFKQHTTDLNNPNSLVNNYIISLYFDYSGVLWIGTENGLESLNPFENQFKALGLNFTGNNQIPIISSFAKTYNNNLLIGTHAKGLFLNKNDSFEKVLDNYTHVSSIYTKDNMVFYIGLWDGGVVEYNYKNNKQRKLNVGFVNSPVFAFYKISNHEILVGSQGEGLVKFNLKTGAKQFVKNNNPKFKDINKIVYSETQNLFWIATEEGVFSYNMQANTIEQYVCRDHKKGLSNNKVKDLFFDKEGRLWAGTREGLNYYDPSTNNFVHQTVPKELADDWITDITTDSLGVMWLNLNYNKISKYNPKNNDYKTFYVNNGVRSNLFNKRGFLHFNNRKIYIGGNKEIILFDPLNIKENKNAPIPVISEFKVSNNNINPGEKHGEVVVINTDINFSKQAQLSYNNRNFTVKFSIPSYVNQRQNTFYYKLEGLDKQWNKTGSGSRAIQYANLPPGNYNLKLKATNNNGYESKVSSYSIKVLPPFWLTPLFFIFILILIIIAAYFLNNQLKNRRLLKEELLFERVKRERDEKLNNEKLRFFTNISHELRTPLTLILGPAKQLINNQKDGYTLSRANLVYQNANRLLRLVNQILDFRRAETGELNLKVAKTDVSEHVKSICNSFTELALEKSISLNLNIENEASLICWVDIDKFSKILYNLLSNAIKFTDSNGNIDLFLGLKDNDSKKLILEVSDNGIGIPEESLEKIFDRFYQARNSRESTTGTGIGLSLVKALVDIHKGEIKVKSLPGKGSVFTVELPVSKKAYNHDELFNAVETKKIVQTVNEHTTIKQQKITESYQIGEKPLPNLHVKQKILVIEDNTELRDYVVQYLSTYYKVLEAKNGQEGLEICNKEKPVLCVVDVMMPVMDGFEFVEALKSNEDISHIAVILLTALAENENRIKGYAIGVDGYLTKPFDPALLKTRIDNIIKLHFDLKQRFSGEVEGDILTLAHSQLDIDLVSKIKEIIENNMSSSKLSPNFIAEEVGMSTSKLYRKIKQLTDLTPYEFIRTIQLKKSAQLLKTKRYNVSEVSDMIGFNDPFYFSKVFKKQFGYSPSKLLK, encoded by the coding sequence ATGTTCAAAACTAAATTATTATACACTATAGTTTTATTGCTTTGTTTTAAAGGTTTTGCACAGGATCTTCATTTTGAGCATTATAATGAAACCCAAGGCTTGTCTCATAATTCGGTTAGAAGTATAGTACAAGATGAAAAAGGTTTTTTATGGCTAGGCACATTTGGAGGCGTAAACCGTTTTGATGGTTATGATTTTAAAGTGTTTACAGCCAAGGAAGAAACTTCAAACCATCTTAATAGTGATGATATATTACAAATAATATCCGATGATAAATCTAATTTATGGATTGCAACAGACAATGGCTTAACGAAATACAATATACCAACATCTACTTTTAAAACTTTTCATGCAAACCCTCAAGATAAATATGCTTTAGTAGACAATAGAGTAAGATCTATATATATTGATGAATCCCAAAGAATTTGGGTAGGAACTTTAAATAACGGGTTATGTTATCTAGATACTACTACCAATAAATTTCATAGGGTAGATTTAGGAGAAATAGATAATATAAGAGGGATAACCCAAACACATGACGGAAGAATTTGGGTAACTAGTTTTACAAATGGAGTGTATAGTTTTTTTTTAGATGATTTTGGTAAAGTAGCAGATTTACAAAATTATACCTTATTTCCAAATAGTATTACAGAAAAGAATTCCAATGCTTATTTTGTGTTTGAAGATAAAGCATATAATATTTTTGTAGGAACTAGAGAAGGACTGTTTAAGCTAGATAAAATTAATAATAAGTTTAAGCTTATAAAAGCAAATACACTTAGTAGTTATTTTAGATGTTTTACCAAAGGACCAAATGGGAGCTATTGGTTTGGTACGTCTAACGGAATTATTCAATGCGCTTCAATAGAAGACTTTATTAAAGGAAAGTTTAAGCAGCATACTACCGATTTAAACAACCCCAATTCACTTGTAAATAATTACATTATATCCTTGTATTTTGATTATTCTGGTGTGCTTTGGATTGGTACAGAAAATGGACTGGAAAGCTTAAACCCATTTGAAAATCAGTTTAAAGCTTTAGGACTAAATTTTACAGGAAACAATCAAATCCCAATTATAAGTTCTTTTGCAAAAACATATAACAATAACCTTTTAATTGGTACCCATGCCAAAGGTTTGTTCTTGAATAAAAACGACAGTTTTGAAAAAGTACTCGATAACTATACTCATGTAAGCAGTATTTACACAAAAGACAATATGGTGTTTTATATTGGGTTGTGGGATGGTGGCGTTGTAGAATATAATTATAAAAATAATAAACAAAGAAAACTAAATGTAGGTTTTGTTAATTCGCCAGTGTTTGCTTTTTATAAAATATCAAACCATGAGATTTTAGTAGGCTCACAAGGTGAAGGGCTTGTAAAGTTTAATTTAAAAACAGGAGCGAAGCAGTTTGTGAAAAACAATAACCCTAAATTTAAGGATATTAATAAAATAGTGTATTCAGAAACGCAAAACTTATTTTGGATAGCCACAGAAGAAGGCGTTTTTAGTTATAACATGCAAGCAAATACCATAGAACAATATGTATGTAGAGACCATAAAAAGGGGCTATCAAACAACAAAGTAAAAGATTTGTTTTTTGATAAAGAAGGACGTTTATGGGCAGGAACTAGAGAGGGGCTAAATTATTATGACCCTTCAACCAATAACTTTGTACACCAAACCGTACCCAAGGAATTGGCAGACGATTGGATTACAGACATAACCACAGATAGTTTAGGTGTTATGTGGTTAAACTTAAATTATAATAAAATAAGTAAATACAATCCTAAGAATAACGACTACAAAACATTTTATGTTAATAACGGGGTACGTTCAAATTTATTTAATAAACGTGGTTTTTTACATTTTAACAATAGAAAAATATATATCGGAGGCAATAAAGAAATCATACTATTCGATCCTCTAAATATAAAAGAAAACAAAAACGCTCCAATTCCTGTAATATCCGAATTTAAAGTTAGTAATAACAACATTAACCCCGGAGAAAAACATGGAGAAGTTGTCGTTATAAATACAGATATAAATTTTTCCAAACAAGCTCAATTAAGTTATAATAATAGAAATTTTACAGTAAAATTCTCTATACCGTCTTATGTTAATCAACGACAAAATACCTTTTATTATAAACTAGAAGGTTTAGATAAGCAATGGAATAAAACGGGCAGCGGTTCTCGTGCTATACAGTATGCAAACCTACCTCCTGGTAACTATAATTTAAAACTTAAAGCAACCAATAATAACGGGTATGAAAGTAAAGTGTCAAGCTACAGTATTAAAGTACTACCGCCTTTTTGGCTCACTCCTCTCTTTTTTATATTTATTTTAATACTAATTATTATTGCCGCATATTTTTTAAACAATCAGTTAAAAAACCGAAGACTATTAAAGGAGGAATTGCTTTTTGAAAGAGTAAAACGAGAACGTGATGAAAAGTTGAATAATGAAAAACTCCGATTTTTTACCAATATATCACATGAATTACGAACACCACTTACCCTTATTTTAGGACCAGCAAAACAGCTAATAAACAATCAAAAAGATGGTTATACTTTAAGTCGGGCTAATTTGGTATATCAAAATGCCAATCGTCTGTTAAGGTTGGTAAATCAAATTTTAGATTTTAGAAGAGCAGAAACAGGCGAACTAAACCTTAAAGTAGCAAAAACAGATGTTAGTGAACATGTAAAAAGTATATGCAATTCCTTTACAGAACTGGCGCTAGAAAAAAGCATAAGTTTAAACCTGAATATTGAAAACGAAGCGTCGCTTATTTGTTGGGTAGATATCGATAAGTTTAGTAAAATTTTATACAATCTACTTTCAAATGCTATAAAATTTACCGATTCGAACGGAAATATAGATTTGTTTTTAGGTCTAAAAGATAATGATTCTAAAAAACTAATATTGGAAGTTAGTGATAATGGTATTGGCATACCAGAAGAGAGTCTGGAAAAAATATTCGATAGGTTTTATCAAGCCAGAAATAGTAGAGAAAGTACCACGGGAACCGGAATAGGGCTCTCTTTAGTTAAAGCACTGGTAGATATACATAAAGGCGAAATTAAAGTTAAAAGCTTACCAGGAAAAGGTAGTGTTTTTACAGTAGAATTACCAGTAAGTAAAAAAGCATATAACCATGATGAACTATTTAATGCTGTAGAAACTAAAAAAATAGTACAAACAGTAAACGAACATACCACTATTAAACAGCAAAAAATTACTGAATCTTATCAAATAGGAGAAAAGCCTTTGCCAAACCTTCATGTAAAACAAAAGATTCTTGTTATTGAAGATAATACAGAACTTAGAGATTATGTTGTGCAATATTTATCTACTTATTATAAGGTTTTAGAGGCTAAAAATGGGCAGGAAGGTCTTGAGATTTGTAATAAAGAAAAACCTGTTTTGTGTGTGGTTGATGTTATGATGCCTGTAATGGATGGATTTGAATTTGTTGAAGCCTTAAAATCTAACGAAGATATTAGCCATATTGCTGTAATACTTTTAACAGCTTTAGCCGAAAACGAAAACAGAATAAAAGGTTATGCTATAGGAGTAGATGGTTATTTAACAAAGCCGTTTGACCCAGCTTTGTTAAAAACACGTATTGATAATATTATAAAATTACACTTTGATCTAAAGCAACGTTTTTCAGGGGAAGTAGAAG